DNA sequence from the Salvia splendens isolate huo1 chromosome 19, SspV2, whole genome shotgun sequence genome:
GATATTAGGCAtaattttatgatatttatttccTAAATCTTAATTAAAGtctccaaaatattttccacatAATATTAGACGTGAGTTAGGCGTAATCTTATTCTTTCCATATATTATCAGACGTGATttaggagtaatattttctaaatcttaattaattcttaaataaaatcatgtaatattttttatataatatctTAAATTCACCCTATAATCTTAATCTAATCTCCTAAATCTTTTTCATATAATccattattttgttttattaaatatttcctCCAATTTTATTAAATCAATATATTTGTATACgtatattaaatatattctaCAAACATATCCAAATCTTCTAAATCATTTATTTATGATTTGATTAAGAtttaagaaacaaatatctaaatcAAGCCAATATTATACACCAAATCATGTAACTAAATCACGCCTAATATTTTGTCTGAGTTTTGGCCCATTTTCGGAAGAGAAGAACCCTGATTcttaattttcttaatttctgttGTTAATGGAGGTTGATTACTGGTGATGTTTTGATGTTGCTGGACCGTTCTATTCTAGTCTACTACTCCAACAAGACTAGAACTCTCCAACAAGTCAATATGTTGAAGGATGCAGATGCAAAGAAGGGTTATGCCCTGATTTTCAGTCCTAGCCTTCTCTCACTCAAGAGTTTCGGATTCGAGAATGTGATCTCGTTTTAGTCCATAATTTTAGTCTACATACGTGTTCATGTCGAATGTTTGGTTGTCTTTGTAGGCTCATCTGAAACTATTTATGGATTGATTGTTATTCATCCGTAGCTTGTTTGTGCCATCTAATGAATTAAAGGTGGTTTGTGGTCTATTGTCTATAATCTTGCTCTAGCTTATATTGTTAAATTGCTTTGTTGTCTTAATTTTACAAGATGTGTTCTTGTTGAAGGTTTTCTTATAGTGGATTACTGTCTTTCAAAGTTATTGGACTCATTTTTTGTGGATGCACCAAAATAACAAAGATGAGTATAATTTGTGGAAAGGAAGTGTACAGTAAGAAACCCTTATCTTTGCTGCGATGAGTTCAAGTTTTGGTATTTCATCATATCCAGTATTTTCTCTGTCCCTTACTTCGTTAATTCTATCTCTCATTTCTTTACAAATATACTCATAAAATCACCATATCTCTTTCTTGTTTTTGTATAATCTACTCGTTTCTTAACATTTTTGTTTCTAATATACACTCTTCGTTCCAATTGTGTTTGCATTTGTACAAGATGTGTTTGAGTTGAATGTTATATTATAGTGTGGTGTTTGGATTTGCTAGAGTGATTCAAGTTTTGGTATTTCACTCAACATTTTAAAAATCAGACCGAATATTTAGGTCTTCTTGAATAGGAAAAATCGATCTTTTCGATCATGAAACGATCGATGGTTGACCCGATTTGGCATCGGTTATGTCCCAGAGGATAGGATGGTTGTGGGTGCCTTATTAACGGGACGGACAAGGGACGTGCATTGTGAATTACCTTAATTGTTTCAAGTTATAAGATCTAGCAATATTTTTGGAAAACAATCTAGCTAGTTCATATGATGACGAAAAGATATTTAGTTTGTAAGACGATTCATCTATAACCGATAATTAAGATCAAAGGAAAACTATAGAGTAAATGACGAATTGTTGTTcatcatttaaataaaatctaGTTGATCcaaataaaaactttttaaagtaccaagcttataaaattttatactaACAAATTATGATCTTTCCTTTTCTTACAAAGCTATATGgttataaatattctattacgTTACACTAATTAAGAAACTAGTTAACTCATTAACAAGCCATCTAATTGGTTGTTGGCGTGTGAagaaatttcaactactttgaATATTCTACATAAACGCGTTTCTAAGAAAAAGAAGACTTTTCCAAATAGGAAGGCAAGAGTCTTATCTCCCATACTTTTCTAATGCATTTCCTTACAAATACAGCCAAAATTTCAACAAGTTTATTATCATACAAAACTCTCCCAACAAATGAAGGAGGAATTCTTCACAAATCTACCATCACACATCACCATCGACATCCTCTCCCGACTCCCCGTCCCAACCATTTTGCGATGCAAATCCGTTTGCAAGCCATGGCTCGATCTTCTCAACGCTCAAGAATTCATCAACCATCATCTTTCCAACTCCACCCCCGTCCTAGCCGTCTTCCACGAAGACCTCTCATCACAACAACTCTACATATTCAAAGACGAGCATAATCTCGAGCACCATGAGCTTCACTACAATCTCCTCATCCCCAACTTAAAACTCCCCCTTGAAGAATTTACATCAACGCCAGCCAACGGCCTCCTTCTCTGGCGCAACACCAACATCAGGCCGAATGCCCTTTCCATATGCAATCCAATCACCCGTGAATATATTGAAATCCATTCACCTCAAGACTTTGACTACACGTACCCTCAAGTAGTCACATTTGGATTCGGAGCCAGCAGAGTAACCAACGAACATAAGTTAGTTAGGGTTTTCCATGATTGCATACGTGATCAAGGCACGTATAGAGTATTACGGATTCCCAAATCCGAGTGCCACGTGTACACCCTTGGAGCCGGTTCATGGAGGAGGGTCGTCGCCCCTCCCACTCCCTTCGTGTATAACTGTCGTTCCATTGGGGCGTTTCTGAATGGAAATCTTCACTGGCTTGTGCTTGATTTAGATAACAAGCCCATGATATCTTGCTTTGATCTTGAAACAGAGATGTTTCGCGTATTCTCAGCTCCTCCTCCGCATCAAGGAGGAGGGCTTCTGATAGACGTGTTTGCTTTGGGGGAAAGCCTTTGCGTGTGTGATAACTCATCCGAAGATGAGATTGTTATCTGGTTGATGAAGGAATATGGAGACGAGAAATCGTGGAGAAAATAATATGTGATTAGAAAAAGTGAGGACTATAGGGGTGAGTGTTATGAAGTAGTTCGGCCACTCAAAGTGTTCAAAGATGGAGACATGTTGATGGCGTGGGGTGACTTCTCCCTCTTTTACTATTCTAGTAAGACAAGAACTATTTCGGGGATTGAAATGTTTGGCTGTGCTAATTCAGTCCTtctgttacggacgttctccgtaacgagcCCGTGATCTTCCTTCTCGACGGAACAGCGAGCAATTCCCACGACAACCTCGCGGAATTGATCGAGAATTTTGCTGGTTCGTGGACGTCTTCCACGCGACAGCAAAGAAACGAAAGTAATTTACTTGTTGCACAAGAtaggtttagggaaaatatttcattcataaaattaatgtgtggatgaaataccctattttatactaaggaccctagggcggttcgacgtaTCCTAAGACATCCGGGAAAAaaccgcaaagaaaacccgaacggggcttataaatcaggcccgactcaacagtaattaaattaatgttcacaaatcaataaaacataaaaggaaagaaaatcaAAAGGACTAATAAAAAACACACGGCTACTTCTTCTACTTCTTGAACTTGCTTGGAGGCTTGAGCTTGTCTCGAGGCCTCAAGGATCTTGTCGTCGCCGACATCTCTTCCTTTCGGACCCTCACCCTCGGTGTTGGCTCCGGGAACGCTGGAGGCGCCGTTTCCAGCTCTGCTTCTGCGTGCTGCTCTGGGGCTGCGGCTGTTGTCAGGGGATCCGTATCAACCCCCCCTCTGTTAAGAATGGCCTTGTCCACAAGGCGAACTTCCGGGAACTGCCTACCAATCTCCTCGATCGGCTCCCACGTCGGCGTGGAAGCATCATCTTCCCACTGCACCAGGCCCTGTTTCTCCGGGCGACCGTCACGCACACTGACACGTTCCTCTAATATTGCCACCGGGCGGACCACCGGCCTATCCCCAACAAACTCTGGAGGCAATTTCACCCCGTCCACATCGCCGTCACCCGCCACAAATTCCCGCAACAGGCTCACGTGAAACACATTGTGGACTCTACTCCCTTCCGGGAGACGCAATTTGTAAGCCACCGGGCCAACCCTCTCCAAGATTTCGAAGGGCCCGTAGAACCTCGGCGCTAGCTTTGCCGATAGTGGTCTGGCCACTGAGTGTTGTCTGTAAGGCTGCAGTTTCAGCCAAACTATGTCACCAACGTCAAACTCTACATGTCGGCGGTGTCGATTTGCTACATCCGCCATCCGCTGTTGAGCGCGCAAGAGATTTTGACGCAGAGTGATCAGCAGCTCCCCCCGTTGCTTAATAATATCTGCCACATTAGGCGGCGTTTTTGCCGATGGCGGAGACGCGACCAGGGAGGGCGGCTCTCTTCCATATAAGGCCCTATAAGACGACGTGCCCAACGCGGAGTGATGGAAACAATTTAGTGCTAGTTCAGCCCACGGTAGGAAATTCGTCCATTTCGAAGGTTTATCGGACGCGAACGCTCGGAGATACTGCTCCAAACCCCGATTGCGGACCTCTGTCTGCCCGTCCGACTGCGGATGATAAGCTGTCGAAAAATGAAGTTTGGTGCCGCTCAAACGCATCATTTCCTCCCATGTTGCGTTGAGGAAAACCGAATCTCTATCCGACACCAGGGTCTTAGGGAATCCGTGGTGTCGGACCACCGTATTTACAAACAGCTGCGCCACTCGGATGGCGTCGAATTTGGTGGGGAGTGGGGCAAAGTGAGCATACTTTGAAAgcctatccaccaccaccataatGGTCGTGTACCCGCGGGATTGGGGGAGCCCGGTGATGAAATCCATCGATACATCCTCCCACACCTGCGATGGAACCGGTAGGGGCTGCCACAACCCTGCCGGCTTGCGCGTCGAGTACTTCGTGGACTGGcacaccacacattcattcAAGAACGTCACCACGTCCTTGCGCATTCTCGGCCAAAAGAAACCTGCCGCCAACAACCGGAATGTTCTCTCATGCCCCGGGTGACCCGCAATTTGCGAGCAGTGGTGCTCTTGCAGCAACGCACGTTTCGCCTTGGACTCCGCGCTCACCAGCACCCTGCGATGGTAATATATAAGGCCATCTGCCCACGACAAATGCGAGGGTGCGGCACCCGACTTGATCTTAGCCGATAGCTCAACTAATTCGGGTAATGATGCGGTTTCATCTTGCAGAACCCGCAATATGTCGGGTACTGGTCTGGAAATGGCTGCTAGTAGCTGAACCTCCTTTTCAACAGTCGTCTCCTGGACGTGGGCATTGTCACTGGGGAACTCATCTGGCTGAGCCGCGGGCACATCGTGTTGGCGGGACAGAGCATCTGCCGCTTTGTTCGTGCTGCCATGTTTGTATTCGATCATGAATTTGTACCCCATCAACTTCCTGACATAAAGCTGTTGGTCCGGTGTTTGGACCACTTGTTGGAGTAACTCTTTCAAACTCCTCTGATCTGTTCGGATAATGAACTCGCGCCCCAAAAGATATTGCTGCCACTTCTGCACGGCTTCCACAATAGCGTACAATTCTTTATGATACGTAGACGCCACTCTCCGGCGAGGTCCCAGTTTCTTACTAAAAAACGCGATCGGATGATCCTGTTGCATTAGCACTGCGCCAATTCCTACTTCGCACGCGTCCGTCTCTACGCAAAACGGCAAGTTGAAATTTGGCAGTTGTAGGACCGGGGCCGAGGTCATCGCCGTCTTAAGAGCCGTAAATGCGGTCTCGGCCTCGGGGGACCACCGAAATGCTTCATTCTTTAGTAGATCCGTCAAGGGCGCCGTGATCATCGCGTAATGAGCGACGAAGCGGCGGTAGTAGCCCGTCAAACCCAAGAAACCCCGTAGTTGCTTCACTGTTCCCGGCGTAGGCCACGCCGTCATCGCCTGCACTTTGGTCGGGTCGGCTTTGAGGAGACCGTCGTCAATGATGTGCCCCAAATACTCGACCGACATGCTACAGAAGGAACACTTTGAGAGCTTGACGAAGAACTTATTTGCTTGGAGCAGCTCAAGAACTGCCTCCAGATGTCGGCTATGCAACTCGAGGGTCGGACTGTAAATCAATATGTCATCGAAGAAGACAATAACACACTTTCTGAGAAATGGCTGGAAAATAGCATTCATCGCCGCTTGGAAGGTAGACGGGGCGTTGGTCAACCCGAAAGGCATAACGAGAAACTCAAAATGGCCGTCGTGAGTCCTGAAAGCGGTCTTGAAGATGTCGTCCTCGCTCATTCGAATTTGGTGATAACCCGAGCGAAGGTCTAACTTTGTAAAATATTTTGCACTGCCCAACTCATCAAAGAGTTCATCCGCCGTAGGTATGGGAAAATGATCCGGAACGGTTGCCTTATTGAGGGCCCGGTAATCAATGCAAAAACGAAAAGTGCCGTCTTTTTTTTGGATCAACAATACTGGGGATGAAAAAGGACTATGGCTGTGGCGAATAATACCTTGCTCCATCATATCACGAACTTGCCTCTCAATTTCTGTTTTCTGGAAGTAGGGGTACCTGTACGGTCTGACATTAATCGGTCTTGTTCCCGGCAGAAGATGGATCTGATGATCGAATGGCCGCGGTGGAGGCATACCGCGGGGCTGCTCAAACACCGCCTGGTGCGTAGTCAAGACCTCCAGAATTTCGGGCGGTAAATCAGGGGGAAAAACATCGGCCCCGTCCACCGCGTCGGCCCCACTGTCAATTGGCACAATCTCATAAAACTCGTGGTCCAATGGTTGTGT
Encoded proteins:
- the LOC121779404 gene encoding F-box protein At3g07870-like; this encodes MKEEFFTNLPSHITIDILSRLPVPTILRCKSVCKPWLDLLNAQEFINHHLSNSTPVLAVFHEDLSSQQLYIFKDEHNLEHHELHYNLLIPNLKLPLEEFTSTPANGLLLWRNTNIRPNALSICNPITREYIEIHSPQDFDYTYPQVVTFGFGASRVTNEHKLVRVFHDCIRDQGTYRVLRIPKSECHVYTLGAGSWRRVVAPPTPFVYNCRSIGAFLNGNLHWLVLDLDNKPMISCFDLETEMFRVFSAPPPHQGGGLLIDVFALGESLCVCDNSSEDEIVIWLMKEYGDEKSWRK